The following coding sequences lie in one Manis pentadactyla isolate mManPen7 chromosome 19, mManPen7.hap1, whole genome shotgun sequence genomic window:
- the LOC118930836 gene encoding proteasome activator complex subunit 3-like has protein sequence MASPLKLEQDVQGKVDSFRARIAREAEELVSVFFPQKLSELDSQVQELLLQDLPRIRSVLAAPDTAGDGPDQDPPPVHSQPSGKVPALPGGKGPLLRSNQHLVELIERVKPEIELLREKCSTVRMWVQLLIPKVEDGNNFGVSVQEDAVDQLWTVESSAASYLRRFSTYYNTRAKLVSKMVKYPQVEDYRRTVAEVDENEYLSVRQTLLHVRNQYATLHDVILKNIEKIKTPRSTNTENLY, from the coding sequence ATGGCTTCCCCGCTGAAGCTGGAGCAGGACGTCCAGGGGAAAGTGGATTCGTTTCGGGCCCGCATTGCCCGGGAGGCCGAGGAACTGGTGTCCGTCTTCTTCCCGCAAAAGCTGTCGGAGCTGGATAGTCAGGTCCAGGAGCTCCTCCTGCAAGACCTGCCCAGAATCCGCTCGGTGCTAGCCGCCCCGGACACCGCGGGGGATGGGCCCGACCAGGATCCGCCGCCCGTGCACTCCCAGCCCTCGGGCAAGGTACCAGCGCTGCCAGGCGGCAAGGGACCGCTTCTGCGGAGCAACCAGCATCTGGTGGAGCTGATTGAACGGGTAAAACCTGAGATTGAGCTGCTCAGAGAGAAGTGCAGCACGGTGCGGATGTGGGTGCAGCTGCTCATCCCGAAGGTGGAGGATGGCAACAACTTCGGAGTGTCTGTCCAGGAAGACGCCGTGGACCAGCTGTGGACCGTGGAGAGCTCGGCAGCCTCCTATCTACGCCGCTTCTCCACCTACTACAACACCCGGGCCAAGTTGGTATCCAAGATGGTGAAATACCCTCAGGTGGAGGATTATCGCCGCACTGTAGCCGAGGTCGATGAAAACGAGTACCTGAGTGTGCGCCAGACACTTCTGCATGTACGGAACCAGTATGCCACCTTGCACGATGTAATCCTCAAAAACATCGAGAAGATCAAGACCCCTCGGAGCACCAACACTGAGAACCTATACTGA